In Rana temporaria chromosome 3, aRanTem1.1, whole genome shotgun sequence, a single window of DNA contains:
- the LOC120931309 gene encoding RAC-beta serine/threonine-protein kinase-like, protein MTGNKKETERAGTDRYMAPEVHESEPYDRMADYFSLGIILFEVAFKYHPFYVGEDKDKVKKSILQDEPRYPEEANPNLLDLLAKLLRKDPKTRKKDVANIKDHPFFNGINWEELQVKKPPPPISYT, encoded by the exons ATGACTGGGAACAAGAAAGAGACGGAACGCGCCGGAACAGACCGTTATATGGCACCAGAG GTCCATGAATCTGAACCATATGACAGAATGGCAGATTATTTCTCTCTGGGAATAATTCTCTTTGAAGTGGCCTTCAAATATCACCCATTCTACGTTGGCGAGGACAAAGACAAGGTGAAGAAATCCATACTCCAGGATGAGCCACGTTATCCAGAAGAGGCCAACCCTAATCTCCTGGACTTACTGGCAAAG CTCCTGCGCAAAGACCCGAAGACCCGCAAAAAGGATGTTGCCAACATAAAAGACCACCCATTCTTCAATGGAATAAATTGGGAAGAGCTGCAAGTGAAGAAgcctcccccccccatttcatATACATAA